One Rosa chinensis cultivar Old Blush chromosome 5, RchiOBHm-V2, whole genome shotgun sequence genomic region harbors:
- the LOC112164491 gene encoding uncharacterized protein LOC112164491 isoform X2, producing the protein MSNSELEDKIFSLFKDFMAGIAKFEELVPMGSTFLNGFQHALEVQSCQLGLHDHICKGKGILNELECLLEDVSGAMQDKSLFQDDNLGERLNEQACINDKEEIASPCPRRNEVTDYAILMAVIYHMVKQEYMMQERIVSALSLKSSSGELESYCLMWSLRPYIDEEIMGHAWKLIH; encoded by the exons ATGTCGAATTCTGAATTAGAGGACAAGATTTTCAGCTTGTTCAAGGATTTTATGGCCGG GATTGCCAAGTTTGAGGAATTGGTGCCCATGGGAAGCACATTTCTCAATGGCTTTCAGCATGCACTGG AAGTGCAATCATGCCAACTTGGACTTCATGACCATATATGTAAAG GAAAAGGTATACTTAACGAACTGGAATGCCTACTGGAAGATGTAAGTGGTGCAATGCAAGATAAATCCTTGTTCCAGGATGACAATTTGGGTGAAAGATTGAATGAACAAGCATGTATCAATGACAAG GAAGAAATTGCCTCGCCTTGTCccagaagaaatgaagttacTGATTATGCTATCCTGATGGCAGTCATTTATCATATGGTCAAGCAAGAATATATGATGCAG GAAAGAATTGTTTCTGCATTAAGTCTCAAGTCATCTTCCGGAGAATTAGAGAGCTACTGCCTTATGTGGTCTTTGCGTCCTTACATAGATGAAGAAATTATGGGTCATGCTTGGAAACTTATACACTGA
- the LOC112164491 gene encoding uncharacterized protein LOC112164491 isoform X1, with protein MVHVEALTALASVVVSFPMSNSELEDKIFSLFKDFMAGIAKFEELVPMGSTFLNGFQHALEVQSCQLGLHDHICKGKGILNELECLLEDVSGAMQDKSLFQDDNLGERLNEQACINDKEEIASPCPRRNEVTDYAILMAVIYHMVKQEYMMQERIVSALSLKSSSGELESYCLMWSLRPYIDEEIMGHAWKLIH; from the exons ATGGTGCATGTAGAAGCATTGACTGCTTTGGCATCAGTTGTTGTTTCATTTCCG ATGTCGAATTCTGAATTAGAGGACAAGATTTTCAGCTTGTTCAAGGATTTTATGGCCGG GATTGCCAAGTTTGAGGAATTGGTGCCCATGGGAAGCACATTTCTCAATGGCTTTCAGCATGCACTGG AAGTGCAATCATGCCAACTTGGACTTCATGACCATATATGTAAAG GAAAAGGTATACTTAACGAACTGGAATGCCTACTGGAAGATGTAAGTGGTGCAATGCAAGATAAATCCTTGTTCCAGGATGACAATTTGGGTGAAAGATTGAATGAACAAGCATGTATCAATGACAAG GAAGAAATTGCCTCGCCTTGTCccagaagaaatgaagttacTGATTATGCTATCCTGATGGCAGTCATTTATCATATGGTCAAGCAAGAATATATGATGCAG GAAAGAATTGTTTCTGCATTAAGTCTCAAGTCATCTTCCGGAGAATTAGAGAGCTACTGCCTTATGTGGTCTTTGCGTCCTTACATAGATGAAGAAATTATGGGTCATGCTTGGAAACTTATACACTGA